One genomic region from Actinocatenispora thailandica encodes:
- a CDS encoding TetR/AcrR family transcriptional regulator: MSEARARLLNTATELFYAEGIHAVGVDRVIAVAKVTRATLYRHFPSKDDLVVAYLTQADEAIRARTAAARSQHAAPEDIVRAVGRHIAEDIQSQGFRGCAFLNAAAEYPDPAHPVHQAVLRHRQWFLATVTELLAATGEATPEPAARHFVMLRDGAMAAGCLTDPKPIGETFLLGIEGLLKYRDRSRPPADR; encoded by the coding sequence ATGTCCGAGGCGCGAGCCCGACTGCTCAACACGGCGACCGAACTCTTCTACGCCGAAGGCATCCACGCCGTCGGCGTCGACCGCGTCATCGCCGTCGCGAAGGTCACCCGCGCCACCCTCTACCGGCACTTTCCGAGCAAGGACGACCTGGTCGTCGCGTACCTGACCCAGGCCGACGAGGCGATCCGCGCGCGCACGGCGGCCGCCCGGTCCCAGCACGCCGCACCCGAGGACATCGTGCGGGCCGTCGGCAGACACATCGCCGAGGACATCCAGAGCCAGGGCTTCCGGGGCTGCGCGTTCCTCAACGCCGCCGCCGAGTACCCCGACCCGGCGCACCCGGTCCACCAGGCGGTGCTCCGGCACCGGCAGTGGTTCCTGGCCACGGTCACCGAACTGCTCGCCGCCACCGGCGAGGCCACCCCGGAGCCCGCCGCCCGGCACTTCGTGATGCTGCGCGACGGCGCGATGGCCGCCGGCTGCCTGACCGATCCGAAGCCGATCGGGGAGACGTTCCTGCTCGGCATCGAGGGACTCCTGAAGTACCGCGACCGCAGCCGCCCACCGGCAGACCGGTAG
- a CDS encoding TetR/AcrR family transcriptional regulator: MTGEDGTPRRGRPPVSDRQRQRQRLAISRHAVRLFAAQGVAATTGEQIARAAGISERTLWRHFRTKDSCAEPLLTTMVDAFQAAVRAWPAEIALAEHLRATYTPMLGSAPATDLDAVLQVVRMTGQEPALRATYLMLRERAETTLAEVLADRLGEPVDSLGVQVRAAALSAVLRVATDRLAGAAGAGLTHAVLDEHREQLADAIGRITDQPDG, encoded by the coding sequence GTGACCGGCGAAGACGGGACGCCGCGACGAGGCCGGCCGCCGGTCAGCGACCGGCAACGCCAGCGGCAACGCCTGGCCATCTCCCGGCACGCGGTACGGCTGTTCGCCGCGCAGGGCGTCGCCGCCACCACCGGCGAACAGATCGCCCGGGCCGCCGGGATCTCCGAACGCACCCTGTGGCGCCACTTCCGCACCAAGGACAGTTGCGCCGAACCGCTGCTGACCACCATGGTCGACGCCTTCCAGGCCGCCGTCCGCGCCTGGCCAGCCGAGATCGCCCTCGCCGAACACCTGCGCGCGACGTACACCCCGATGCTCGGTTCGGCCCCCGCCACCGACCTCGACGCGGTGCTGCAGGTCGTCCGGATGACCGGGCAGGAGCCGGCGCTGCGCGCGACCTACCTGATGCTGCGAGAACGCGCCGAGACCACCCTCGCCGAGGTGCTGGCCGATCGTCTCGGCGAACCCGTGGACAGCCTCGGCGTGCAGGTGCGCGCCGCGGCGCTCAGCGCGGTACTGCGGGTGGCCACCGACCGGCTCGCCGGGGCCGCCGGCGCCGGGCTCACCCACGCCGTCCTCGACGAGCACCGCGAACAGCTGGCCGACGCGATCGGCCGGATCACCGACCAGCCGGACGGCTGA
- a CDS encoding ATP-binding protein — protein sequence MSDRARTIHLGQVRLTRLQVINWATFSGYKDFPIDERGVLFTGPSGSGKSSLMDAHSLVLLPTHDQRFNASADLSARGAKQATRSVADYVRGAWSETNDDHAQARTRYLRGGKPTWSAVAASYDDGLGTVTTAVVVKWFTGAETDNASLKSLFHLYEGAFELTALTGWADRGFDTRWLRATFACTHCDGPVRFSRELSRRIGLANSSMALSLLGKAKAMKNVGDLNLFIRENMLDEPETFTAATDMLDTFTPLNDAYETARRAHAQEKALHDLPDAWQRYQQSEQRQTMADELLGASLDHYVRAIQVRAAQTALDEIDGTVERLDAELSAANTEVEQASERYQSLEAQLRRDGSILSELQTQLRGAQSEAQARRRAYQSFTGLVDQVEQPVPTNRQEFDEFHTRLGSLVSTAARERTQLAGRRHAVFAAAAAARDRHRGKESELAALRSARSLIPPRQRERRELIAHGAQIPVEDLAFAAELIDVADGAERWRPAAEKVLRGFGLRLLVPARHQQAVMRFVDEHDMRGVVEYSVVGPVTAAAPRPAADTLAGKLTVDTDHPSGGWLAAQLAKRFQHVCVESARELEPHPVAVTVHGTVKQPGNVFRKDDRPELTSRSSYILGANTAAKIAAIEDELATLDERRRVTQAEADQLDGRWAALERIGRCGAQLADHTDWDQLDHASAGHRVDELTDRLTEVRANDANLQLLEKRRDEAKQRWEDLVDQRAALKSQLSGHNARQQALIEILDAEAGRPHELDATSRGYLDEALAATEIVLDPENVNPARTALRRELQNRREAANAERMHARTRVKSAVDRFCEQWPDSAPDTSGDVDACGADFAALHADIRQRRLPQAMDRFQQMISEDMVPSISVLQRAIENATDDIRRRVDMVNNGLRRVEFNTGRYLQIAYKAARSADVREFRTMVDTLLSQAPGARGNATKLLAQFQRVQKLMAQFTADTAEARAWRRNVLDVRTSYSFYGQEVDEDGEIHYTYRNTSSNSGGEQEKLVAFCLAAALSYNLADPDGDGLPTFAPLMLDEAFSKSDEEFSRQALAAFDDFGFQLVIAAPIRMAGILEPFIGQAILVDKRLLPHGAQSDAATATFGELITRAERPDDRRATA from the coding sequence ATGAGTGACCGGGCTCGGACCATCCACCTCGGTCAGGTGCGGCTGACCCGGCTGCAGGTGATCAACTGGGCGACCTTCAGCGGCTACAAGGACTTCCCGATCGACGAGCGGGGCGTGCTGTTCACCGGCCCGTCCGGTTCCGGGAAGTCGTCGCTGATGGACGCGCACTCGCTGGTGCTGCTGCCGACCCACGACCAGCGGTTCAACGCCTCGGCCGACCTGAGCGCGCGCGGTGCCAAGCAGGCCACCCGCAGCGTCGCCGACTACGTGCGCGGTGCCTGGTCGGAGACCAACGACGACCACGCCCAGGCCCGCACCCGCTACCTGCGCGGCGGCAAGCCGACGTGGTCGGCCGTGGCGGCCAGCTACGACGACGGGCTCGGTACGGTCACCACCGCGGTGGTGGTCAAGTGGTTCACCGGCGCGGAGACCGACAACGCGTCGCTCAAGTCGCTGTTCCACCTGTACGAGGGGGCGTTCGAGCTCACCGCGCTGACCGGCTGGGCCGACCGCGGCTTCGACACCCGGTGGCTGCGCGCCACGTTCGCCTGCACGCACTGCGACGGGCCGGTCAGGTTCTCCCGCGAGCTGTCCCGCCGCATCGGGCTGGCCAACTCCAGCATGGCACTGTCGTTGCTGGGCAAGGCGAAGGCGATGAAGAACGTCGGCGACCTGAACCTGTTCATCCGGGAGAACATGCTCGACGAACCGGAGACGTTCACCGCCGCCACCGACATGCTCGACACCTTCACCCCGCTCAACGACGCGTACGAGACGGCCCGGCGCGCGCACGCCCAGGAGAAGGCGCTGCACGACCTTCCCGACGCCTGGCAGCGCTACCAGCAGTCCGAACAGCGCCAGACGATGGCCGACGAGCTGCTCGGCGCCTCGCTCGACCACTACGTGCGGGCCATCCAGGTGCGGGCCGCGCAGACCGCGCTGGACGAGATCGACGGCACGGTCGAACGGCTCGACGCCGAGCTGTCGGCGGCGAACACCGAGGTCGAGCAGGCGTCCGAGCGCTACCAGTCGCTGGAGGCGCAGCTGCGCCGGGACGGATCGATCCTCAGCGAGCTGCAGACCCAGCTGCGCGGTGCGCAGAGCGAAGCACAGGCCCGCCGGCGCGCGTACCAGAGCTTCACGGGCCTGGTCGACCAGGTGGAGCAGCCGGTGCCGACCAACCGGCAGGAGTTCGACGAGTTCCACACCCGGCTGGGCAGCCTGGTGTCCACCGCCGCCCGCGAACGCACCCAGCTCGCCGGCCGGCGGCACGCGGTGTTCGCCGCGGCCGCGGCCGCTCGCGACCGGCACAGGGGCAAGGAGTCCGAACTGGCGGCGCTGCGCTCGGCGCGGTCGCTGATCCCGCCTCGCCAGCGCGAGCGCCGCGAGCTGATCGCGCACGGGGCGCAGATTCCCGTCGAGGACCTGGCGTTCGCCGCGGAGCTGATCGACGTCGCCGACGGCGCGGAACGGTGGCGGCCGGCGGCGGAGAAGGTGCTGCGCGGTTTCGGACTGCGGCTGCTGGTGCCGGCCCGGCACCAGCAGGCGGTGATGCGGTTCGTCGACGAGCACGACATGCGCGGCGTCGTCGAGTACAGCGTCGTCGGCCCCGTCACCGCCGCTGCGCCGCGGCCGGCGGCCGACACGCTGGCCGGCAAGCTGACCGTCGACACCGACCATCCCAGCGGCGGATGGCTGGCGGCGCAGCTCGCCAAGCGGTTCCAGCACGTGTGCGTCGAGTCGGCCCGGGAGCTGGAACCGCACCCGGTCGCGGTCACCGTGCACGGCACGGTCAAGCAGCCCGGCAACGTCTTCCGCAAGGACGACCGACCCGAGCTGACCAGCCGCTCCTCGTACATTCTGGGCGCCAACACGGCCGCCAAGATCGCCGCGATCGAGGACGAGCTGGCGACCCTCGACGAGCGCCGCCGGGTCACGCAGGCCGAAGCCGACCAGCTGGACGGGCGGTGGGCGGCGCTGGAGCGCATCGGCCGCTGCGGAGCCCAGCTGGCCGACCACACCGACTGGGACCAGCTCGACCACGCCAGCGCCGGACACCGGGTCGACGAGCTGACCGACCGGCTGACCGAGGTGCGTGCGAACGACGCCAACCTGCAGCTGCTGGAGAAGCGCCGCGACGAGGCCAAGCAGCGGTGGGAGGACCTGGTCGACCAGCGCGCCGCCCTCAAGAGCCAGCTGTCCGGGCACAACGCCCGCCAGCAGGCGCTGATCGAGATCCTCGACGCCGAGGCCGGCCGTCCGCACGAGCTCGACGCCACCAGCCGCGGCTACCTCGACGAGGCGCTCGCCGCGACCGAGATCGTGCTCGACCCGGAGAACGTCAACCCGGCCAGGACCGCGCTGCGCCGCGAGCTGCAGAACCGGCGGGAGGCGGCCAACGCCGAGCGGATGCACGCCCGTACCCGGGTCAAGAGCGCAGTCGACCGGTTCTGCGAGCAGTGGCCCGACTCCGCCCCGGACACCAGCGGCGACGTCGACGCCTGCGGAGCGGACTTCGCCGCGCTGCACGCCGACATCAGGCAACGCAGGCTGCCCCAGGCGATGGACCGGTTCCAGCAGATGATCAGCGAAGACATGGTGCCGTCGATCAGCGTGCTGCAACGTGCCATCGAGAACGCCACCGACGACATCCGGCGCCGCGTCGACATGGTCAACAACGGGCTGCGCCGGGTCGAGTTCAACACCGGCCGGTACCTGCAGATCGCCTACAAGGCCGCTCGATCCGCCGACGTGCGCGAGTTCCGCACCATGGTCGACACGCTGCTCAGCCAGGCGCCGGGCGCCCGCGGCAACGCGACCAAGCTGCTCGCCCAGTTCCAGCGGGTGCAGAAGCTGATGGCACAGTTCACCGCCGACACCGCCGAAGCCCGTGCCTGGCGCCGCAACGTGCTGGACGTGCGCACCAGCTACAGCTTCTACGGCCAGGAGGTCGACGAGGACGGGGAGATCCATTACACGTACCGCAACACCTCGTCCAACTCCGGCGGCGAGCAGGAGAAGCTCGTCGCGTTCTGTCTGGCCGCCGCGCTCAGCTACAACCTGGCCGACCCGGACGGCGACGGGCTGCCCACGTTCGCCCCGCTGATGCTCGACGAGGCGTTCAGCAAGTCCGACGAGGAGTTCTCCCGGCAGGCGCTCGCCGCGTTCGACGACTTCGGCTTCCAGCTGGTGATCGCGGCACCGATCCGGATGGCCGGCATCCTCGAACCGTTCATCGGCCAGGCCATCCTGGTCGACAAGCGGCTGCTGCCGCACGGCGCCCAGTCGGACGCCGCCACCGCCACCTTCGGCGAGCTGATCACCCGCGCCGAACGCCCCGACGACCGCCGCGCCACCGCCTGA
- a CDS encoding L-rhamnose mutarotase, which produces MARGAFVLTIRPGRVEQYVAAHREVWPEMRAALRKAGFRNYSIHLCGRQAFGYFEADDPEAALAAMADTEVNTRWQDRMAELLEHRVDDDGPGLLPEIFRLD; this is translated from the coding sequence ATGGCGCGGGGCGCGTTCGTGCTGACCATCAGGCCAGGCAGGGTCGAGCAGTACGTGGCGGCGCACCGGGAGGTCTGGCCCGAGATGCGGGCGGCGCTGCGGAAGGCCGGCTTCCGCAACTACTCGATCCACCTGTGCGGCCGGCAGGCGTTCGGGTACTTCGAGGCCGACGATCCGGAGGCGGCGCTGGCGGCGATGGCCGACACCGAGGTCAACACCCGCTGGCAGGACCGGATGGCGGAGCTGCTCGAACACCGCGTCGACGACGACGGTCCCGGCCTGCTCCCGGAGATCTTCCGCCTCGACTGA
- a CDS encoding ferredoxin: MQVSVDQEACVSSGQCALTADDVFDQRDSDGVVELLDADPPQGRWRDVRDAAAHCPAMAITVRE; the protein is encoded by the coding sequence GTGCAAGTGTCCGTCGACCAGGAAGCCTGCGTCTCGTCCGGCCAGTGCGCGCTGACCGCCGACGACGTGTTCGACCAGCGTGACTCGGACGGCGTGGTGGAACTGCTGGACGCCGACCCGCCGCAGGGCCGGTGGCGAGACGTCCGGGACGCCGCCGCGCACTGCCCGGCGATGGCGATCACCGTGCGGGAGTGA
- a CDS encoding cytochrome P450 has product MSVAAEPVQLPIARPNVLDLAPLYEVLRREAPITAAITPAGDPAWLVTRFAEVRDLLGDKRLGRSHPQPERAARITTAAIQNGPSGNHDTEQADHARMRRLLTPAFSAKRMRLLGDHVQRLVDGYLDQLVADHAAAPDRVVDLRDGLAFPLPVAVICRLLGVPEADRERFHGLSERMANYAIGDDAERARAEFSAYMTGLVEAKRAEPGEDVITDLVRAQSADESFDYAEMVRLCVGLLFAGHETTVNRIGLGVLFLGTHPDQWRALTADPDGRVNVTVEEIMRLGAPGELGLLRYAHTDLDVAGTTIRRGDAVILSINAANRDATVYADAETFDPDRAERTHLGFGHGAHFCIGASLARTELRIVFATLARRLPGLRLACGLDDLTVSPTLTGSLAALPVTW; this is encoded by the coding sequence ATGAGCGTCGCCGCCGAACCCGTCCAGTTACCCATCGCCCGGCCCAACGTGCTCGACCTCGCCCCGCTGTACGAGGTGCTGCGCCGGGAAGCTCCGATCACGGCGGCCATCACGCCCGCCGGCGACCCCGCGTGGTTGGTCACCCGCTTCGCCGAGGTGCGCGACCTGCTCGGCGACAAGCGGCTCGGCCGCTCCCACCCGCAGCCGGAACGCGCCGCGCGGATCACCACCGCCGCGATCCAGAACGGCCCGTCGGGCAACCACGACACCGAGCAGGCCGACCACGCCCGGATGCGCCGGCTGCTCACACCCGCCTTCTCCGCCAAGCGGATGCGACTGCTGGGCGACCACGTCCAGCGCCTCGTCGACGGGTACCTCGACCAGCTCGTCGCCGACCACGCGGCAGCGCCCGACCGGGTCGTCGACCTGCGCGACGGGCTGGCGTTCCCGCTCCCGGTCGCCGTCATCTGCCGGCTGCTCGGGGTACCCGAAGCGGACCGGGAACGCTTCCACGGGCTGTCCGAACGGATGGCCAACTACGCCATCGGCGACGACGCCGAGCGGGCCCGGGCCGAGTTCAGCGCGTACATGACCGGCCTGGTCGAGGCCAAGCGCGCGGAGCCGGGCGAGGACGTGATCACCGACCTGGTCCGCGCCCAGAGCGCGGACGAGTCCTTCGACTACGCCGAGATGGTGCGGCTGTGCGTCGGACTGCTGTTCGCCGGGCACGAGACCACCGTCAACCGGATCGGCCTCGGCGTGCTGTTCCTGGGCACCCACCCCGACCAGTGGCGGGCGCTGACCGCCGATCCGGACGGGCGGGTCAACGTGACGGTCGAGGAGATCATGCGGCTGGGTGCGCCTGGCGAGCTCGGCCTGCTGCGGTACGCGCACACCGACCTCGACGTCGCGGGCACCACGATCCGGCGCGGCGACGCGGTGATCCTGTCGATCAACGCGGCCAACCGGGACGCCACCGTCTACGCCGACGCGGAGACCTTCGACCCCGACCGCGCGGAGCGTACCCACCTCGGGTTCGGGCACGGCGCGCACTTCTGCATCGGCGCCAGCCTGGCCCGAACCGAACTGCGCATCGTGTTCGCCACCCTGGCCCGCCGGCTGCCCGGCCTCCGGCTCGCGTGCGGTCTGGACGACCTGACGGTCTCCCCCACCCTGACCGGCAGCCTCGCCGCCCTTCCGGTGACCTGGTGA
- a CDS encoding DUF4194 domain-containing protein, producing MPEESEAFDPALFAETPSPPLDPTEVFAAEAAAAPVGAHLERDHEPRFDGDTSALPPEVCWTLQELVAAPHLTDKAKKHWAIVLQYEQVLRSRLAELGLLLEVNREHRYAFTRQADDPSPHSRAILRTRTLSLAASALALHLYQQYLVAPDDPVVSTTDMIDHMFAYKRATDTDAAAFDKKIRTAIKSLDDASIIQPIRGTDRYLILPVITAILTADRVEALTDTYTAIARGDIGAATEEDDDE from the coding sequence GTGCCTGAGGAATCCGAGGCCTTCGACCCGGCGCTGTTCGCCGAAACACCGTCGCCGCCGTTGGACCCGACCGAGGTCTTCGCCGCCGAAGCGGCTGCCGCACCGGTCGGCGCGCACCTGGAACGCGACCACGAACCACGCTTCGACGGCGACACCAGCGCGCTGCCGCCCGAGGTCTGCTGGACGCTGCAGGAACTGGTCGCCGCGCCGCACCTGACCGACAAGGCGAAGAAGCACTGGGCGATCGTCCTGCAGTACGAGCAGGTGCTGCGCAGCCGGCTGGCGGAGCTGGGGCTGCTGCTGGAGGTCAACCGGGAACACCGGTACGCGTTCACCCGGCAGGCCGACGACCCGAGCCCGCACAGCCGCGCCATCCTGCGCACCCGCACCCTGAGCCTCGCCGCCAGCGCGCTCGCACTGCACCTCTACCAGCAGTACCTGGTGGCGCCGGACGATCCGGTGGTGTCGACCACCGACATGATCGACCACATGTTCGCGTACAAGCGGGCCACCGACACCGACGCCGCCGCGTTCGACAAGAAGATCCGCACCGCGATCAAGTCGCTGGACGACGCGTCGATCATTCAGCCGATCCGCGGCACCGACCGCTACCTCATCCTGCCGGTGATCACCGCGATCCTGACCGCGGACCGGGTCGAGGCGCTGACCGACACCTACACCGCGATCGCCCGCGGCGACATCGGCGCGGCCACCGAGGAGGACGACGATGAGTGA
- a CDS encoding nucleoside triphosphate pyrophosphohydrolase family protein, with protein sequence MDLDEYQRGALRTAAPRDKKNELLHLVLGLVGESGEVAEKFKKWVRDAASDEARIDRADIAKELGDVLWYLAVLADYLDLSLDEIAAGNLAKLASRQRRGVLGGAGDDR encoded by the coding sequence ATGGACCTGGACGAGTATCAGCGTGGCGCGCTGCGTACCGCGGCTCCCCGCGACAAGAAGAACGAACTGCTGCACCTGGTGCTCGGACTGGTCGGGGAGTCCGGGGAGGTCGCGGAGAAGTTCAAGAAATGGGTCCGCGACGCAGCCAGCGACGAGGCGCGCATCGACCGGGCCGACATCGCCAAGGAACTCGGCGACGTGCTCTGGTACCTCGCGGTGCTCGCCGACTACCTCGACCTGTCGTTGGACGAGATCGCCGCGGGCAACCTGGCGAAGCTCGCCAGCCGGCAACGCCGCGGTGTCCTCGGCGGCGCCGGCGACGACCGCTGA
- a CDS encoding DUF3375 family protein, with amino-acid sequence MAGRGAEQLLHEFSSNAEADVTMSLLRSGDALLHLALMAAHLGDGQVVDGAALATAIDRDLPRLVRSAPLSGDGPGLAFADADALLTRWTKKGWAHRTVDPESRSERYQLTAGAAQAVRQMRNLRRHTSTATESALAMVMAGVHQIATEANPDLEARRAELDEQIGALRARRAELERGVAPAVAHAELVERISALMHLVERIPADIARYGERMQANTMALIRQSLSDDAAEFAESLQRMFDGHDVIAESPEGQAFRAFATLIGTPSQRSRLETDIADVLLRVEGLPAEVTEALDGFIDAMWQRVREVEQARAMAFRRISTFVRGGDIAHYRSMRTRVVEAQTAAAEAFAVTHGGRDIGFAVPTSGVDATSVGRLRLHEGPPERPDPLVDDAGFAIDPATLIGAESIDWSALRQAVNAAIEAHHGIATLPDVLELLAEPRTGDIVGLWSLAARFGKADLRTRVTVVAHTAQGLRPITLPYLLFGDELPDPAERSGPPRPRPGQGSLLTEVPAGA; translated from the coding sequence GTGGCGGGTAGGGGTGCCGAGCAGTTGCTGCACGAGTTCAGCAGCAACGCCGAGGCGGACGTGACCATGTCGCTGCTGCGGTCCGGCGACGCGCTGCTGCACCTGGCGTTGATGGCGGCGCACCTGGGCGACGGTCAGGTGGTGGACGGGGCGGCCCTGGCCACGGCCATCGACCGCGACCTGCCGCGGCTGGTCCGGTCGGCACCGCTGTCCGGCGACGGCCCCGGGTTGGCGTTCGCCGACGCCGACGCGCTGTTGACCCGCTGGACGAAGAAGGGCTGGGCGCACCGCACCGTCGACCCCGAGTCGCGCTCCGAGCGGTACCAGCTGACCGCCGGCGCGGCGCAGGCGGTGCGGCAGATGCGCAACCTGCGTCGGCACACCTCCACCGCGACCGAGTCGGCGCTGGCGATGGTGATGGCCGGGGTGCACCAGATCGCGACGGAGGCCAACCCCGACCTCGAGGCGCGTCGGGCAGAGCTCGACGAGCAGATCGGTGCGCTGCGCGCCAGGCGGGCCGAGCTGGAGCGCGGCGTCGCGCCGGCGGTGGCGCATGCCGAGCTGGTGGAGCGGATCTCGGCGTTGATGCACCTGGTGGAGCGGATCCCGGCCGACATCGCCCGGTACGGCGAACGCATGCAGGCCAACACGATGGCGCTGATCCGGCAGAGCCTGTCGGACGACGCCGCGGAGTTCGCCGAGTCGCTGCAACGGATGTTCGACGGGCACGACGTGATCGCGGAGTCGCCCGAGGGGCAGGCGTTCCGGGCGTTCGCGACGTTGATCGGGACACCCTCGCAGCGCTCCCGGTTGGAGACCGACATCGCCGACGTGCTGCTGCGCGTCGAGGGACTGCCGGCGGAGGTCACCGAGGCGTTGGACGGGTTCATCGACGCGATGTGGCAGCGGGTGCGCGAGGTCGAGCAGGCCCGCGCGATGGCGTTCCGCCGCATCAGCACCTTCGTGCGCGGCGGCGACATCGCGCACTACCGCAGCATGCGCACCCGGGTGGTGGAGGCGCAGACCGCGGCGGCCGAGGCGTTCGCGGTGACCCACGGCGGTCGCGACATCGGCTTCGCCGTACCGACGAGCGGGGTGGACGCCACGTCGGTGGGACGGCTGCGACTGCACGAGGGGCCGCCGGAACGACCCGATCCGCTGGTCGACGACGCGGGGTTCGCGATCGACCCGGCGACCCTGATCGGCGCCGAGTCGATCGACTGGTCGGCGCTGCGGCAGGCGGTGAACGCGGCGATCGAGGCGCACCACGGCATCGCGACGCTGCCGGACGTGCTGGAACTGCTGGCGGAGCCGCGTACCGGTGACATCGTCGGGCTGTGGTCGCTCGCGGCCCGGTTCGGCAAGGCCGACCTGCGGACCCGGGTCACCGTGGTGGCGCACACCGCGCAGGGGCTGCGCCCGATCACGTTGCCCTACCTGCTGTTCGGTGACGAGCTACCCGACCCGGCCGAACGCAGCGGCCCACCACGCCCGCGGCCCGGCCAGGGCAGCCTGCTCACGGAGGTGCCGGCCGGTGCCTGA
- a CDS encoding DUF4389 domain-containing protein — MQPIPASEPLQLTGRLDPPPNRWLWLLKWLLAIPHYIVLFFLWIAVWVVTIIAFFAILFTARYPRPLFEFTVGVLRWSWRVGYYSYSVLGTDRYPPFTLAEREDYPATLSVAYPERLSRGLVLVKWWLLAIPHYLLGGAIAGSSYGGYRWAEDTAGRYGTASLVGLLVLYVGLTLLFAGRYPRGIYDLLMGIQRWGYRVGCYVSLLTDRYPPFRLDQGGDEPARTPGHPGVAA; from the coding sequence ATGCAACCGATCCCCGCGTCCGAGCCGCTCCAGCTGACCGGCCGGCTCGACCCGCCGCCCAACCGCTGGCTGTGGCTGCTGAAGTGGCTGCTGGCGATCCCGCACTACATCGTGCTGTTCTTCCTGTGGATCGCGGTCTGGGTGGTCACGATCATCGCGTTCTTCGCCATCCTGTTCACCGCGCGCTATCCGCGGCCGCTGTTCGAGTTCACCGTCGGCGTGCTGCGCTGGAGCTGGCGGGTGGGCTACTACTCCTACTCGGTGCTGGGCACCGACCGGTACCCGCCGTTCACGCTCGCCGAGCGGGAGGACTACCCGGCCACCCTGTCGGTGGCCTACCCGGAGCGGCTGTCCCGCGGGCTGGTGCTGGTGAAGTGGTGGCTGCTGGCGATCCCGCACTACCTGCTCGGCGGCGCGATCGCCGGCAGCAGCTACGGCGGGTACCGGTGGGCCGAGGACACCGCCGGCCGCTACGGCACCGCCAGCCTGGTCGGGCTGCTCGTCCTGTACGTCGGCCTCACCCTGCTGTTCGCCGGCCGGTACCCGCGCGGCATCTACGACCTGCTGATGGGCATCCAGCGCTGGGGCTACCGGGTCGGCTGCTACGTGTCGCTGCTGACCGACCGGTACCCGCCGTTCCGGCTCGACCAGGGCGGCGACGAGCCCGCCAGGACGCCGGGCCACCCGGGAGTGGCCGCATAG